A region from the Polaribacter sp. Hel1_33_78 genome encodes:
- a CDS encoding bifunctional 4-hydroxy-2-oxoglutarate aldolase/2-dehydro-3-deoxy-phosphogluconate aldolase, whose translation MAEYTRIEVAQVMKSTGLVPLFFHKDIELSKNILKACYDGGARLLEFTARGDFAHEVFGELTKYVIKELPGMILGVGSITDAAAASLYMSLGANFIVTPVLREDIAIVCNRRKVLWSAGCGSLTEIAHAEELGCEIVKLFPGDTYGPNFIKAIKGPQPWTNIMPTGGVSTTKENLKGWFDAGVTCVGVGSKLISKDIIQNKDFDKLKQIVQETLQIIKMLQPLEK comes from the coding sequence ATGGCAGAATACACACGAATAGAAGTAGCACAAGTGATGAAAAGTACAGGGTTAGTCCCATTATTTTTTCATAAAGATATAGAATTAAGTAAGAACATTTTAAAAGCTTGCTACGATGGAGGAGCCAGGTTATTGGAATTTACAGCACGAGGAGATTTTGCTCATGAGGTCTTTGGAGAACTTACCAAATATGTAATAAAGGAATTACCAGGAATGATATTAGGTGTTGGCTCTATAACCGATGCGGCAGCAGCATCTTTATATATGTCATTGGGTGCTAATTTTATTGTAACCCCCGTATTACGAGAGGATATTGCCATTGTTTGTAACCGCCGAAAAGTATTATGGTCTGCAGGTTGTGGCTCATTAACAGAAATAGCCCATGCAGAAGAATTGGGTTGTGAGATAGTAAAATTATTCCCGGGAGATACTTATGGGCCAAACTTCATAAAAGCTATTAAAGGTCCTCAACCTTGGACCAATATTATGCCAACAGGTGGCGTGTCAACAACAAAGGAAAATCTAAAAGGATGGTTTGATGCTGGTGTTACTTGTGTAGGTGTGGGGTCTAAACTGATTTCAAAGGACATTATCCAAAACAAAGATTTTGATAAACTAAAACAAATAGTTCAGGAAACATTACAAATCATTAAAATGCTTCAACCATTAGAAAAATAG
- a CDS encoding sugar kinase — protein sequence MKKVVTFGEIMLRLAPQGFLRFSQASSFDVIYGGGESNVAVSLANYGVDVDFVTRLPKNDIGESAMMEMRKRGVGVDKIIWGGNRLGIYFLEKGAVSRGSKVVYDRAHSAIAEIESGMIDWDAVFDGVEWFHWTGITPAISQGAADVCLEAVIIASAKGITISTDLNYRAKLWKYCGDAHREKIMTEITSYCDIILGNEEDAEKHFGIHPEGLDVHKHGHDIKAEAFLSVCKQMIKKFPSAKKVITTLRGSISASHNTWAGVLYDGKKMFYTRQYQITDIVDRVGGGDSFMGGLIYGLLKYPEDNQNALDFAVAASCLKHTIKGDANLVTIEEVEKLMEGDASGRVAR from the coding sequence ATGAAAAAAGTAGTAACATTTGGGGAAATCATGTTGCGCTTAGCTCCTCAAGGATTTTTAAGATTTTCGCAAGCGTCAAGTTTTGATGTCATATACGGAGGAGGAGAGTCTAATGTAGCAGTTTCACTAGCAAACTATGGAGTAGATGTAGATTTTGTAACACGTTTACCGAAAAATGATATCGGTGAAAGTGCAATGATGGAAATGCGTAAAAGAGGCGTTGGGGTTGATAAAATTATTTGGGGTGGCAATCGCCTCGGAATATATTTTTTAGAGAAAGGTGCTGTGTCTAGAGGATCTAAGGTGGTATATGACAGAGCACATTCTGCTATTGCTGAAATAGAATCAGGAATGATCGATTGGGATGCAGTTTTTGATGGTGTAGAATGGTTTCATTGGACAGGAATTACACCTGCGATATCTCAAGGAGCTGCAGATGTTTGTTTAGAAGCCGTTATAATTGCAAGCGCAAAAGGAATTACAATTTCTACAGATTTAAATTATAGAGCTAAACTTTGGAAGTATTGTGGTGATGCACATAGAGAAAAAATAATGACAGAAATTACATCTTATTGCGATATCATTTTAGGAAATGAAGAGGATGCAGAAAAGCATTTTGGTATTCATCCAGAAGGGTTAGATGTGCACAAACATGGACATGATATTAAAGCAGAAGCATTTTTATCTGTTTGTAAGCAAATGATAAAAAAATTCCCAAGCGCAAAAAAAGTAATTACAACATTAAGAGGTTCTATTTCTGCATCTCATAATACTTGGGCTGGTGTTTTATACGATGGAAAAAAAATGTTCTATACTCGCCAATATCAAATTACAGATATTGTGGATAGAGTTGGAGGAGGAGATTCTTTTATGGGAGGTTTAATATATGGATTACTTAAATATCCAGAAGATAACCAAAATGCACTTGATTTTGCAGTAGCAGCCTCTTGTTTAAAGCATACCATTAAAGGAGATGCCAACTTAGTAACGATTGAAGAAGTAGAAAAATTAATGGAAGGTGATGCCTCTGGACGCGTAGCACGATAA
- a CDS encoding PQQ-binding-like beta-propeller repeat protein: protein MKTSKLFFTVLFLTQTFVIDAQNSFTTSGSEDIDRVRKEIVINSTTKENFREHSVLMYMWVGTLQHLGADLRSFYDIDKKYYQLENQVNRKKGKEKIEATQKMTVLIDAGFAKLEEIHNEYLKNGSIFKPFESDGKGFPKGGNMDAEWPMFQSNKHNNGYSEAPGPKYGRTAWKFPVGLGWYVRPVIENGSVYVTSPGMYTTCFKLSLKTGKILWKSTQEHPLFGIYKYPAMMSTPVIQGDKIILREVNSHGGNKGQAKNLVYIDKNTGKTISKSYAGHVDYRTQNAPVASNDDYVVYPFGVSDIYQYPPVCQNFNRLICKDKNNKKQMWDFNVGDIDALAEPVLSKYQVFQGTTEGYLYALNLKPGVSGQKNFNNEQATNEKKLIAWNFKAEGAINTKVLLDDGKVYFGANDGVIYCLNEVDGKLLWSKKVNKIEKRARKHFTNPLIDNGVLFIGSANKNAYAIDVNTGDILWKKETKDWIRAKPVATKKHIYFADVQGNIYKYKKNGKQVWCKQISTHPIFADLTISEDKIVLNDSNLLTFCLNLDGKVIWKHSILSAYWNNEGERIFTDVLSGGTYYQSKPTAANNKLFFGNPAGFLYAVDADTGKEKWKFEMGGAISVGPAIMDGKVYVGQQGGERFFYCLDAETGEVVWKQTVPGGWVWGSATVDDGLVYVPTVNGYAVCLDGKTGHIVWMYPTAKSVPAEPAIDGDIVYFGSWSRSLYAFNKKTGKIIWKANGVGLDSGTLISQDGKIYLPHHSNIFMSFNSKTGEILTEGNTNESDKGKYTNFNASPAFHNGKGFFTARVGIGLKGVPLTSKVYSVYAKTAKVNWTFPDGGGLSAPALANGRLYIGSGNYPYLYCLDQETGKLLWNYKMGTRIEESTLCIYRDKVFALAGDGYVHAVE from the coding sequence ATGAAAACCTCAAAACTATTTTTTACAGTCTTATTTTTAACACAAACTTTTGTTATAGATGCTCAAAACTCATTTACCACAAGTGGAAGTGAAGATATAGATAGAGTTCGTAAAGAAATTGTTATCAATTCAACAACCAAAGAAAATTTTAGAGAACATTCTGTTTTGATGTATATGTGGGTAGGAACATTGCAACATTTAGGTGCAGATTTACGTTCATTTTATGATATTGATAAAAAATATTATCAGCTAGAAAACCAAGTAAATAGAAAAAAAGGAAAAGAAAAAATAGAAGCAACTCAAAAAATGACTGTTTTAATTGATGCAGGTTTTGCAAAATTAGAAGAGATTCACAATGAGTATTTAAAAAATGGTTCAATTTTTAAACCTTTTGAAAGTGATGGAAAAGGATTTCCAAAAGGTGGAAATATGGATGCTGAATGGCCCATGTTTCAATCCAACAAACACAACAATGGATATTCAGAGGCACCAGGTCCAAAATATGGAAGAACTGCTTGGAAATTCCCCGTAGGTTTGGGTTGGTATGTGCGTCCAGTTATTGAAAATGGTAGTGTTTATGTAACTTCACCAGGAATGTACACTACGTGTTTTAAGCTAAGTTTAAAAACAGGGAAAATTCTTTGGAAATCAACACAAGAGCATCCTTTGTTTGGTATTTACAAATATCCTGCAATGATGTCAACACCTGTAATTCAAGGTGATAAAATAATTTTACGTGAGGTAAATAGTCACGGAGGAAATAAAGGACAAGCAAAAAACCTAGTGTATATTGATAAAAACACAGGTAAAACCATCTCAAAATCTTATGCAGGTCATGTAGATTATAGAACGCAAAATGCACCTGTTGCAAGTAATGACGATTATGTGGTTTATCCTTTTGGAGTTTCAGATATTTACCAATATCCGCCTGTTTGTCAAAATTTTAATAGATTAATTTGTAAAGATAAAAATAATAAAAAACAAATGTGGGATTTTAATGTAGGTGATATTGATGCACTTGCAGAACCTGTTTTGTCTAAATATCAAGTTTTTCAAGGCACTACTGAAGGTTATTTATACGCTTTAAACTTAAAGCCTGGTGTTTCGGGTCAAAAAAACTTTAACAACGAACAAGCAACCAATGAAAAAAAATTAATTGCTTGGAATTTTAAAGCTGAAGGTGCTATAAATACAAAAGTATTATTGGACGATGGAAAAGTGTATTTTGGCGCAAATGATGGTGTTATCTATTGTTTAAATGAAGTTGATGGAAAATTACTTTGGTCTAAAAAAGTAAACAAAATTGAAAAAAGAGCGCGTAAACATTTTACAAATCCGTTAATTGATAATGGCGTTTTATTCATAGGTTCTGCAAATAAAAATGCATACGCAATTGATGTAAATACAGGTGATATTCTTTGGAAAAAAGAAACAAAAGATTGGATAAGAGCAAAACCAGTTGCTACTAAAAAGCACATTTATTTCGCTGATGTACAAGGAAATATTTACAAGTATAAGAAAAACGGAAAACAAGTTTGGTGCAAGCAAATTAGCACGCATCCTATTTTTGCAGATTTAACAATTTCTGAAGATAAAATTGTTTTAAACGACAGTAATTTATTAACGTTTTGCTTGAATTTAGACGGAAAAGTAATTTGGAAACACAGCATTTTATCAGCTTATTGGAACAACGAAGGAGAACGTATTTTTACGGATGTACTTTCTGGTGGCACCTATTATCAATCTAAACCTACAGCAGCAAATAATAAATTATTTTTTGGAAATCCTGCTGGTTTTTTATATGCTGTTGATGCTGATACAGGCAAAGAAAAATGGAAATTTGAAATGGGAGGAGCCATTTCAGTTGGGCCTGCAATTATGGACGGAAAAGTATATGTCGGTCAACAAGGAGGAGAACGCTTCTTCTATTGTTTAGATGCAGAAACTGGCGAAGTGGTTTGGAAGCAAACTGTTCCAGGTGGATGGGTTTGGGGTTCTGCAACAGTAGATGACGGCTTAGTTTACGTGCCCACAGTTAATGGTTATGCAGTTTGTTTAGACGGGAAAACCGGCCATATTGTTTGGATGTACCCAACTGCAAAATCAGTTCCTGCAGAACCTGCTATTGATGGGGATATTGTCTATTTTGGATCTTGGAGTAGATCTTTATACGCCTTCAATAAAAAAACTGGAAAAATTATATGGAAAGCCAATGGTGTTGGTTTAGATTCTGGTACCCTTATCTCTCAAGACGGTAAAATTTATTTGCCTCATCACAGTAATATTTTTATGAGTTTTAACTCTAAAACTGGTGAAATTTTAACTGAAGGAAACACAAATGAAAGTGATAAAGGAAAGTATACAAATTTTAATGCAAGCCCGGCTTTTCATAACGGAAAAGGCTTTTTTACAGCAAGAGTTGGTATTGGTTTAAAAGGAGTTCCTTTAACCTCAAAAGTGTATAGCGTATATGCAAAAACAGCCAAAGTAAATTGGACATTTCCTGATGGAGGAGGTTTATCTGCACCTGCTTTAGCTAATGGACGACTGTATATTGGTTCTGGAAACTATCCGTATTTGTACTGTTTAGATCAAGAAACAGGAAAATTATTATGGAATTATAAAATGGGAACTCGTATTGAAGAATCTACCCTTTGTATTTATAGAGATAAAGTGTTTGCGCTTGCTGGTGATGGATATGTGCACGCTGTAGAATAA
- a CDS encoding PQQ-binding-like beta-propeller repeat protein: protein MKNFKLIIFLLLIVEISAQGIIENSSGDLELDEIRKEITSNITQRKTFKLRAIKMKLWAAMLQQQGIPLKEYVAIDNRLNKVTRWNNLWSGNKPQQFSDKQMQKVCLIIDAGYAILEKYQVIANTRKSTDFTSNLNLLNYNKQKEIPWTSYKGNEGLSGYTGAFGPTKGEKAWKFPIGLAWESKPAIEGSRVYISSPGIRTKLYCLDLNTGKTIWKTQQEIEIMGDQLYHAPNNQSSPVILENYIMYREMGARGNKGPTKDVVLVDKKTGKITKEIEVGHVDYRAGHAPFTANNDVVVYPFGVQDIHTTPPLTQAFDRMIAKNIKTGQKLYEMYIGYTFSEPHLDKENWAYQGTVEGYLYAWKADERLHNRPKPNWMFRAEGAINDKVITSGNFVLFGANDGVFYCLNKRTGKLIWKHKVDIIETNAFRHFSAPYVANGKVAVGSADKHFYVFDIKTGKVLINKKADDWIRSAPVASENKFFFATMKGTLYGVEFHKNKSKELFKIQISHHPIFADLSIKDDKIVINDSDLYTHCYNTKGDKIWKISTIDSFVKDNTRIFSDQIAGGAYYQSKPTAADDMVFVGSPSRFIYALDAKTGKEIWKHEIGASISGAPTYYQGKIYVGQQGGEDDFYCLDAKTGKLIWKQNVDWVWGSATCSDNMVYIPGIDGYAWALDSNTGAMIWKKPFSRSVCSEPAVEGNIVIFGSWDDYLKAFNKKTGELLWKYNGGGTDSGVAVIKDGKVYLKNKCLDLKTGKLIWEFKDGNNIFNITPAVHDGKVYMSCWHGLGLGGVCIEAVVYCIDAKTGDLNWTQLGAGLSSPVIGEKGNVYFSNIADPYFYCVDSEGNFDGTTNIKWKYKMGNKVEESAPALYKGRAYIMSSDGYLHAIK, encoded by the coding sequence ATGAAGAATTTTAAACTAATTATATTTTTATTGCTTATTGTAGAAATATCTGCTCAAGGAATTATTGAAAATTCGAGTGGTGATTTGGAATTAGATGAGATTCGAAAAGAAATAACTTCTAATATTACACAAAGAAAAACCTTTAAATTAAGAGCTATAAAAATGAAGTTATGGGCTGCTATGTTGCAACAACAAGGCATTCCTTTAAAAGAGTATGTTGCTATTGATAATAGGTTAAACAAAGTAACAAGATGGAATAATCTTTGGAGTGGAAATAAACCACAACAATTTTCAGACAAGCAAATGCAAAAAGTTTGTTTAATTATTGATGCTGGTTATGCTATTTTAGAAAAATATCAAGTGATTGCTAATACTCGAAAATCAACAGATTTTACCAGTAATCTAAATCTTTTAAACTACAACAAACAAAAAGAAATTCCTTGGACATCATACAAAGGAAATGAGGGTTTATCTGGTTATACAGGTGCTTTTGGACCAACAAAAGGTGAGAAAGCTTGGAAATTCCCTATTGGTTTAGCTTGGGAATCAAAACCAGCTATAGAAGGAAGTCGTGTGTATATTTCATCACCAGGAATTAGAACCAAGTTGTATTGTTTAGATTTAAATACAGGAAAAACAATTTGGAAAACCCAACAAGAAATAGAAATTATGGGTGATCAATTATACCACGCTCCTAATAACCAGTCAAGTCCAGTTATTTTAGAAAATTATATTATGTATAGAGAAATGGGTGCAAGAGGGAACAAAGGCCCAACAAAAGACGTGGTTTTGGTTGATAAAAAAACAGGGAAAATTACTAAAGAAATTGAAGTTGGTCATGTAGATTATAGAGCTGGTCATGCTCCTTTTACTGCTAATAATGATGTAGTTGTTTACCCTTTTGGTGTGCAAGATATTCATACAACACCCCCTTTAACACAAGCTTTTGACAGGATGATCGCCAAGAATATAAAAACAGGTCAAAAGTTATATGAAATGTATATTGGTTACACGTTTTCAGAACCTCATTTAGATAAAGAAAATTGGGCATATCAAGGAACTGTAGAAGGGTATTTATATGCTTGGAAAGCTGATGAAAGATTGCACAATAGGCCCAAGCCTAATTGGATGTTTAGAGCAGAAGGAGCTATAAATGATAAAGTAATTACCAGTGGAAACTTTGTTTTGTTTGGGGCAAATGATGGTGTTTTTTACTGCCTTAATAAAAGAACTGGTAAATTAATTTGGAAGCATAAAGTAGATATAATTGAAACTAACGCTTTCAGGCATTTTTCTGCACCTTATGTTGCAAACGGAAAAGTAGCTGTAGGTAGTGCAGACAAACATTTCTATGTTTTTGATATTAAAACTGGTAAAGTTTTAATCAATAAAAAGGCAGATGATTGGATTCGTTCAGCTCCAGTTGCATCAGAAAATAAATTCTTTTTTGCTACAATGAAAGGTACTTTATATGGTGTAGAATTTCATAAAAACAAATCCAAAGAATTGTTTAAAATACAAATTAGTCATCATCCTATTTTTGCTGATTTAAGCATAAAAGATGATAAAATTGTCATTAATGATTCTGATTTATACACGCATTGTTACAATACAAAAGGTGATAAAATTTGGAAAATTAGCACCATAGATAGTTTTGTAAAAGATAATACAAGAATATTTTCTGATCAAATTGCAGGAGGTGCATATTACCAATCTAAACCAACAGCCGCAGATGATATGGTTTTTGTAGGTTCTCCCTCAAGGTTTATTTATGCTTTAGATGCTAAAACAGGAAAAGAAATTTGGAAACATGAAATTGGAGCATCTATTTCTGGAGCACCAACTTATTATCAAGGTAAAATTTATGTAGGTCAACAAGGAGGTGAAGATGATTTTTACTGCTTGGATGCAAAAACAGGTAAACTCATTTGGAAACAAAATGTAGATTGGGTTTGGGGTTCTGCTACTTGTTCTGATAATATGGTTTATATCCCAGGAATAGATGGTTATGCCTGGGCTTTAGATTCAAATACTGGAGCTATGATTTGGAAAAAACCATTTTCACGTTCAGTTTGTAGTGAACCAGCAGTAGAAGGAAATATCGTTATTTTTGGAAGTTGGGACGATTATTTAAAAGCGTTTAATAAAAAAACTGGAGAATTACTTTGGAAATATAATGGAGGAGGTACAGATTCTGGTGTAGCTGTCATAAAAGATGGCAAAGTGTATTTAAAAAATAAATGCCTCGATTTAAAAACCGGGAAATTGATTTGGGAGTTTAAAGATGGTAATAACATTTTTAATATTACACCAGCTGTTCACGATGGAAAAGTGTATATGTCTTGTTGGCATGGTCTGGGTTTAGGTGGCGTTTGTATAGAAGCAGTTGTGTATTGTATAGATGCAAAAACTGGTGATTTGAATTGGACACAATTAGGTGCAGGATTAAGCAGTCCTGTTATTGGTGAAAAAGGTAATGTATATTTCTCAAATATTGCAGACCCATATTTTTACTGTGTTGACAGTGAAGGGAATTTTGATGGCACAACCAACATAAAATGGAAATATAAAATGGGTAATAAGGTAGAAGAATCTGCACCAGCTTTATATAAAGGAAGAGCATATATTATGTCTTCTGATGGATATTTACATGCTATTAAATAA